From a single Lewinella sp. LCG006 genomic region:
- a CDS encoding O-antigen ligase family protein, which yields MSNTVFHKASGTNWLQQRSVQLLLLGITGLLGLAMGFLGLKVAAALALLPLAILFAGLVISKPQIGLWYALVFSFLASGLTRYIAIPWGLMIDTVLIIAMVGWGVRQLLTRDWTFVRQDVLIVTALWFGFVFLQLFNPESPGPVAWFYAMRALGFYTIIGFVLTFTYLREYRYFRQFIEVVFVISVIGAIWALKQKFIGTDAAEDYWLYVDGHHDEHVLHGVLRTFSFYSDAGQFGASQVMITLMAGILFLGPFSWQRKTWYVLVALFTLVGFLYSGARGALAVPVAGGMLYMFLSKNFKILLAGLLLMAAAYGTLKYTYVLHGFQPVARLRTALSADNPSLQARLRNQRTLGVYLANRPLGGGVGSAGYWGERFRPGSLLAETPTDSYYVRIWAETGIIGLALHLFLLGYFLGKGCTIAWRLRHPQLRAQVLAVMAAYAGVLLANYGNQVFLQFPTGVVMAIGLPLVFMAPHYDEQLLAEEEVRKV from the coding sequence ATGTCCAATACGGTCTTCCATAAAGCGAGCGGAACGAATTGGTTGCAACAGCGATCTGTTCAGCTATTGCTGTTGGGGATAACGGGACTGCTTGGTTTGGCGATGGGATTTTTAGGCTTGAAAGTAGCTGCTGCGCTGGCCCTGTTGCCGCTAGCGATCCTTTTTGCGGGCCTGGTTATCAGCAAGCCACAGATTGGTTTGTGGTATGCCTTGGTGTTTTCTTTTTTAGCATCGGGGCTTACCCGCTACATTGCTATTCCCTGGGGCTTGATGATTGATACCGTACTCATCATTGCCATGGTGGGTTGGGGCGTACGCCAATTGCTGACGCGTGATTGGACCTTTGTGCGTCAGGATGTATTGATCGTCACAGCGCTGTGGTTTGGTTTTGTGTTTTTGCAACTGTTCAACCCGGAAAGTCCGGGCCCGGTAGCCTGGTTTTACGCCATGCGGGCACTGGGTTTCTATACCATTATCGGTTTTGTGCTCACCTTTACTTACCTGAGAGAGTACCGCTATTTTCGACAGTTTATAGAGGTAGTTTTTGTCATTTCTGTGATCGGAGCAATCTGGGCATTAAAACAAAAATTTATCGGCACCGATGCCGCTGAGGATTACTGGTTGTACGTAGATGGCCACCACGATGAACACGTCTTGCATGGCGTTTTACGAACATTTTCATTTTACAGTGATGCGGGCCAGTTTGGGGCTTCGCAAGTCATGATTACCCTCATGGCCGGGATATTGTTCTTGGGGCCTTTTTCCTGGCAACGCAAGACCTGGTATGTGCTGGTCGCCCTGTTTACGCTGGTTGGTTTTTTGTATTCCGGCGCAAGAGGAGCCTTGGCTGTTCCTGTTGCTGGCGGGATGCTCTATATGTTCCTGAGCAAGAATTTCAAAATACTGTTGGCGGGCTTGTTACTTATGGCTGCTGCTTATGGTACACTAAAATACACCTACGTTTTGCATGGTTTTCAGCCGGTGGCCCGTTTACGGACGGCCTTGTCAGCTGACAATCCTTCCTTGCAGGCGCGTTTGCGCAACCAGCGCACTTTGGGCGTCTATCTGGCCAACCGTCCCTTGGGTGGTGGCGTAGGCTCTGCCGGTTACTGGGGCGAACGTTTTCGGCCAGGATCACTATTGGCGGAAACGCCTACCGATAGTTATTACGTGCGTATCTGGGCAGAAACGGGGATCATTGGCTTGGCCCTGCATTTGTTTTTGCTCGGCTATTTTTTGGGCAAAGGCTGCACCATTGCCTGGCGATTGCGGCACCCCCAGCTACGAGCCCAGGTTTTGGCGGTAATGGCGGCCTACGCGGGCGTTTTATTAGCTAATTATGGTAATCAGGTTTTTTTGCAATTCCCTACGGGAGTAGTGATGGCTATCGGTTTGCCGCTGGTCTTTATGGCTCCACATTATGATGAGCAATTATTGGCCGAAGAAGAAGTAAGAAAAGTATGA
- a CDS encoding glycosyltransferase family 2 protein, translated as MIYFIGALLLAYLAWGVLYQFYYALAGLGWQAPVWPKAESQSKILVLIPAYREDAVIINTARIATQQNYPADCFKVIVIADSLKPETLAALRAIPVRVEEVHFAKSTKSKSLNACLDRLPEDAYDITVLLDGDNLMEPDFLHRVNDAFATGVRILQGRRVAKNSDTTMAVLDGLSEDINNHILCAGHARLGLSARLAGSGMAFDSTLFRETMREVDAIGGFDKELELRLTRAGERVHYDPKAMVLDEKVRKGDHFASQRSRWIAAQFHYAEQFFPAALVHWLRKGNFDHLNKASQMLLPPRLLTPGILGLGTVLWAMVGWWGLAAGWLLVLVFNLTTFLAAMPAYAWQSPYRDALLRVPLAFWHALRSLIGLRKANQQFIHTPHGEAGK; from the coding sequence ATGATCTATTTTATCGGAGCATTGTTGTTGGCCTACCTTGCCTGGGGAGTGTTGTATCAATTTTACTACGCGCTAGCTGGCTTGGGCTGGCAAGCCCCCGTCTGGCCCAAGGCCGAGAGCCAAAGCAAAATACTGGTCTTAATCCCCGCCTACCGCGAGGATGCCGTTATCATAAATACGGCCCGCATCGCTACTCAACAAAATTATCCAGCAGACTGCTTCAAAGTCATCGTCATTGCTGACAGCCTGAAGCCGGAGACGCTGGCTGCCCTGCGAGCTATTCCGGTAAGGGTGGAAGAAGTCCATTTTGCTAAGAGCACCAAGTCCAAATCCTTGAATGCTTGTCTGGATCGTTTGCCGGAAGATGCCTACGATATCACCGTTCTTCTTGATGGTGATAACCTCATGGAGCCAGATTTTCTCCATCGCGTGAATGACGCTTTCGCCACTGGGGTGCGCATATTACAAGGAAGGCGCGTTGCCAAAAATAGTGACACCACCATGGCCGTCCTCGACGGTCTGAGTGAAGACATCAATAATCACATCCTTTGTGCGGGACATGCCCGTTTGGGCTTATCTGCTCGCCTGGCTGGTTCAGGAATGGCTTTTGACTCGACCCTGTTCCGGGAAACCATGCGTGAAGTAGATGCTATTGGTGGTTTTGATAAAGAACTGGAACTGCGCCTTACCCGTGCTGGTGAACGTGTTCATTATGATCCCAAGGCAATGGTTTTGGATGAAAAAGTACGCAAAGGCGATCATTTCGCCAGTCAACGCAGCCGTTGGATTGCAGCTCAGTTTCATTATGCGGAGCAATTTTTCCCGGCTGCTTTAGTCCACTGGTTACGAAAAGGCAATTTTGATCACCTCAATAAAGCCAGCCAAATGTTGTTGCCTCCGCGCCTGCTCACGCCGGGCATCCTGGGGCTGGGTACGGTACTGTGGGCAATGGTCGGCTGGTGGGGACTGGCTGCTGGCTGGCTCCTCGTCTTGGTCTTTAACCTGACGACTTTTTTGGCAGCCATGCCCGCTTATGCCTGGCAGTCGCCTTACCGAGATGCTTTGTTGCGAGTACCGCTGGCCTTTTGGCACGCCCTGCGCTCGCTGATCGGTTTGCGCAAAGCCAACCAACAATTTATTCATACGCCGCACGGAGAGGCGGGGAAGTAA
- a CDS encoding oligosaccharide flippase family protein — MADQKKGWLKAGSYSLLGYAAQLGFAFVSFILLVRMLPEYEFGVWVLFLTLTSFAEMGRGGLLQNAIIKFCVEEEAEYANILSSGFWVNTLGSVVLGLVLVALSYPLSVLWSAPELTQLMWWYLPWALLNGSARYLDLPHMVHHDFKGIFWSKGLYGGFFLLGIIGLWWWNGGITLLELAILQIFAAVPALLIYAVYGTRYLRWGKYSADWAKRILHFGKYVLGTNISSMLFNKMDLMMVGFFLHPAAVAIYNVATRVTNYLEVPMSGISQVIYPKIALANSNGSKVEVGALYEKSVGLIVALVLPLVLLVLGLSEWVVVLVAGKAYASAAPLLNILVIAVMIKPWSRLFGITLDAIGKPQLNFALLGLGLVLNIILNALFISWWGLQGAAIATLVAMILLVVTGQILIERILPISQGNIFRHILLVYTKPRQLLDFK; from the coding sequence ATGGCAGATCAAAAGAAAGGCTGGTTGAAAGCGGGAAGCTATTCCCTGCTGGGCTATGCAGCGCAGTTGGGCTTTGCTTTCGTGAGTTTTATCCTCCTGGTACGGATGCTGCCCGAATACGAATTCGGTGTATGGGTGCTTTTTCTTACCCTCACTTCCTTTGCGGAAATGGGGCGAGGCGGCCTTTTGCAAAATGCTATTATCAAATTTTGTGTGGAGGAAGAAGCGGAATACGCCAATATTCTCAGTAGCGGTTTTTGGGTGAATACCCTGGGGAGTGTAGTGCTCGGACTGGTCTTGGTAGCCCTCAGTTATCCGCTCAGCGTATTATGGTCGGCCCCGGAACTGACGCAATTGATGTGGTGGTACCTGCCTTGGGCTTTACTCAATGGCAGTGCGCGTTACCTGGATCTTCCGCATATGGTACACCACGATTTTAAAGGTATCTTTTGGTCGAAAGGTCTGTACGGGGGCTTCTTCCTGCTGGGCATCATCGGGCTTTGGTGGTGGAACGGAGGAATAACACTATTGGAGTTGGCCATTTTGCAAATCTTCGCAGCGGTACCTGCCTTGCTCATTTATGCCGTTTACGGCACCAGGTACCTGCGTTGGGGGAAGTATTCTGCCGATTGGGCAAAACGCATTCTTCATTTTGGGAAATACGTCCTTGGTACCAATATCAGCTCCATGCTTTTCAATAAAATGGACTTGATGATGGTTGGCTTTTTTCTCCATCCGGCAGCAGTTGCGATCTACAATGTTGCTACGCGTGTGACCAATTACCTGGAAGTCCCGATGTCGGGCATCTCCCAGGTCATCTATCCTAAAATTGCCCTGGCCAATAGCAATGGTAGTAAGGTAGAAGTGGGAGCCTTGTACGAAAAGTCGGTCGGGCTGATTGTGGCTTTGGTGCTACCCTTGGTACTGCTGGTTTTGGGCTTGTCGGAGTGGGTGGTTGTGCTCGTTGCCGGAAAAGCCTACGCCAGTGCAGCACCCTTGTTGAACATCCTGGTGATCGCCGTGATGATCAAGCCTTGGAGCCGCCTTTTTGGAATCACCCTGGATGCCATCGGTAAACCCCAACTCAATTTTGCTTTACTAGGCCTGGGCCTGGTGCTTAATATCATATTGAATGCCTTGTTTATCTCCTGGTGGGGCTTGCAGGGCGCAGCGATAGCCACCCTGGTGGCCATGATTTTACTGGTAGTAACCGGACAAATTCTGATTGAACGGATATTGCCCATCAGTCAGGGGAATATTTTTCGCCACATTCTGCTGGTCTACACCAAGCCCCGGCAGTTGTTAGATTTTAAATGA
- a CDS encoding cyclopropane-fatty-acyl-phospholipid synthase family protein, with protein MMEIVFGKMQDQMSERMRQRPRLAKLIKRVFGYTLVGNYARALTFKELLDQLPLTEFKRIMDLGCGYGEYAFMLADALPQATVTALDINQTSIQNIERLAREHGMDNLETHGNTIDTLQDRDGQYDFIYSVDVFEHIKEEEMPFAQAKEKLRPGGYLLIKIPSREQLTILPEDWFEDHHDWLEDEHIGQVYELEDLENRMKKEGFEVVYTAYADGWWSRLGWELGYLSHKAGPVWQLLCLPFAKSMVWLDRLVHRRKNGNTIQVIGRKRA; from the coding sequence ATGATGGAAATAGTTTTTGGAAAAATGCAGGACCAGATGAGCGAGCGGATGCGCCAGCGCCCGCGCCTGGCCAAACTGATCAAGCGAGTTTTTGGGTATACCCTGGTGGGGAATTACGCCCGTGCGCTGACCTTCAAGGAGCTCCTGGACCAATTGCCCCTGACCGAATTCAAGCGTATTATGGATCTGGGCTGTGGCTACGGAGAATACGCCTTCATGTTGGCGGATGCACTGCCACAAGCTACCGTCACAGCCTTGGACATCAACCAAACCTCGATCCAGAATATTGAACGACTAGCCCGTGAACATGGGATGGACAATCTGGAAACGCACGGCAATACCATTGATACCCTCCAAGATCGCGATGGTCAGTATGATTTTATCTACTCGGTAGACGTCTTTGAGCACATCAAAGAAGAGGAGATGCCTTTTGCTCAAGCCAAGGAAAAGTTACGTCCTGGTGGTTACCTACTCATCAAAATCCCAAGCCGGGAGCAATTGACCATCTTACCAGAGGACTGGTTCGAAGACCATCACGATTGGCTGGAAGACGAGCACATTGGGCAGGTCTATGAGTTGGAAGACCTTGAAAACCGGATGAAGAAGGAAGGCTTCGAAGTCGTATACACCGCTTATGCCGATGGCTGGTGGAGCCGCCTGGGGTGGGAGTTGGGTTACCTGTCGCACAAAGCTGGCCCGGTTTGGCAACTGCTCTGTTTGCCTTTTGCGAAAAGCATGGTTTGGCTCGATCGCCTGGTACATCGTCGTAAGAATGGCAATACCATTCAGGTCATTGGCCGAAAAAGAGCTTGA
- a CDS encoding glycosyltransferase family 2 protein: MPPLVSIITVNYRQAQITCDFLDSLREIQYPHYEVLLVDNGLLQEESERFRQHHPQVKVLNSADNLGFAGGNNLAIREAAGEYILLINNDTIVPVDFLGPLVEVLETHPQAGMVSPKIYFYDQPRMLQYAGTGKIDFRTGRGQDAAKGTLDEGQFDVLRQADYAHGACVLIRRALLEEIGLLREDYFMYYEELDFSVRARRAGWEILYTPAAYIHHRESSSMGKASPLKTYYMFRNRWLFIRRFGQGMDYPIFLLYFLFVALPLNAVRFVRQANWAHLKSLWRSLRWNLGSIRISHQVPVFATTPPQR; the protein is encoded by the coding sequence ATGCCACCTTTAGTCAGCATCATAACGGTCAATTATCGGCAGGCGCAGATCACCTGCGATTTTCTGGACAGCTTGCGCGAAATCCAATACCCCCACTACGAAGTATTGCTGGTAGATAATGGCCTGCTCCAGGAGGAGTCGGAACGATTTCGCCAGCACCATCCCCAAGTGAAGGTCCTTAATAGCGCCGATAACCTGGGCTTTGCTGGTGGTAACAACCTCGCCATCCGTGAAGCTGCCGGGGAATACATTTTGCTGATTAATAATGATACCATCGTGCCAGTGGATTTTTTGGGACCCTTGGTGGAGGTTTTGGAAACCCATCCGCAGGCGGGTATGGTGAGTCCCAAAATCTACTTTTACGATCAGCCTCGAATGCTGCAATACGCGGGTACTGGCAAGATAGACTTTCGTACCGGCCGGGGCCAAGATGCCGCAAAAGGAACGCTTGATGAGGGGCAGTTTGATGTTTTGCGCCAAGCAGATTATGCCCATGGAGCTTGTGTACTTATACGCCGAGCTTTGTTGGAAGAGATTGGCTTACTGCGGGAAGATTACTTTATGTATTACGAAGAGTTGGATTTTAGCGTGCGTGCCCGACGGGCGGGATGGGAGATTTTGTACACCCCTGCAGCTTACATTCACCACCGCGAATCTAGCTCAATGGGCAAGGCCAGCCCGCTGAAGACCTATTATATGTTTCGCAATCGTTGGCTGTTTATTCGCCGGTTTGGCCAGGGGATGGATTACCCGATCTTTCTGCTGTATTTTCTTTTTGTGGCCTTGCCGCTTAATGCGGTTCGCTTTGTACGTCAGGCGAATTGGGCGCATCTGAAATCACTGTGGCGCAGCTTGCGCTGGAATTTGGGCAGCATTCGTATTTCACACCAGGTTCCTGTTTTTGCCACTACACCCCCACAGCGATGA
- a CDS encoding acyltransferase — translation MKQLLQDQWAKIRAEKGWSAGHPLLPLYLLLRVLNLSWRWLRARFTLRKAQVKGRLIFQNGRLQVRQKGTLHIGNKVRFWSTITTTYLQVGPHGKLEIGDDCFINGALLAASASIRIGRGVYLAPFVHITDSYAFGSPEADQQTAPVWIKDDAWIATKAIILPGVTIGKGAVVGVGALVTADVPDGAIVAGVPARVIRYLEEEKPLEEVIAEPPSPIAHG, via the coding sequence ATGAAGCAACTACTGCAAGATCAATGGGCGAAAATTAGAGCAGAGAAAGGCTGGTCAGCAGGTCACCCTTTGTTGCCATTGTATTTGCTGCTTCGGGTGCTAAACCTCAGTTGGCGCTGGCTACGTGCTCGCTTTACTTTAAGAAAAGCACAAGTCAAAGGACGGCTGATCTTCCAGAATGGTCGTTTGCAAGTGCGGCAAAAGGGTACGCTTCACATTGGTAATAAGGTGCGTTTCTGGTCAACGATTACGACTACTTATTTGCAGGTAGGCCCTCATGGGAAGCTCGAAATAGGTGATGATTGCTTTATCAATGGGGCCCTGTTGGCTGCTTCTGCTTCCATCCGGATTGGCCGTGGCGTATACCTGGCACCTTTTGTCCACATTACCGATAGCTATGCTTTCGGTAGCCCCGAAGCGGATCAGCAAACGGCTCCCGTTTGGATCAAAGACGATGCCTGGATCGCTACGAAGGCCATCATTCTTCCGGGCGTCACCATTGGCAAAGGCGCGGTAGTAGGGGTTGGTGCTTTGGTGACGGCCGACGTACCCGATGGAGCTATCGTTGCCGGGGTTCCTGCGCGAGTTATCCGCTACCTCGAAGAAGAAAAACCGCTAGAAGAAGTAATTGCTGAACCCCCAAGCCCCATCGCTCATGGCTAA
- a CDS encoding DapH/DapD/GlmU-related protein: MANNKNTAWQLRWENYTDMQEQRTLAAHPSARFSVGQGLMNNFRKWQLRQKVQQLGNGVTIQGRLKVINEGLIHIGDDCQLITAYQPLRLAVGRKARLYIGAGTVLNSVIIAAQREVKIGENCRLGPFVHFMDSDFHDVNDRLQAGKAAPIVIGNNVRLGAHAMVLRGVTIGDGAEILPGSVVTKDIPAGTLAGGVPAKAIKNGWGV; the protein is encoded by the coding sequence ATGGCTAACAATAAAAACACAGCGTGGCAATTGCGCTGGGAAAACTATACCGATATGCAGGAGCAAAGAACGCTTGCAGCACACCCCTCTGCAAGGTTTTCTGTGGGGCAAGGGCTGATGAATAATTTCCGAAAATGGCAACTCCGCCAAAAAGTGCAGCAGCTGGGTAATGGCGTGACCATCCAGGGTCGCCTTAAAGTCATTAATGAGGGCTTGATCCACATCGGCGACGATTGCCAACTCATCACAGCTTATCAGCCCTTGCGCTTGGCCGTGGGGCGTAAGGCCAGGCTGTATATAGGTGCAGGAACGGTGTTGAATAGCGTCATCATTGCCGCCCAACGCGAGGTGAAAATTGGTGAAAACTGCCGGCTAGGTCCTTTTGTCCACTTTATGGACAGTGATTTTCACGATGTCAACGATCGTTTGCAAGCAGGCAAAGCGGCACCTATCGTCATTGGCAACAACGTCAGGCTGGGTGCTCACGCGATGGTTTTACGAGGGGTGACAATTGGCGATGGTGCCGAAATATTACCTGGTTCTGTAGTCACCAAAGACATTCCGGCCGGTACCTTAGCGGGTGGGGTACCCGCCAAAGCAATAAAAAACGGATGGGGAGTATGA
- a CDS encoding glycosyltransferase family 2 protein, with protein sequence MMILFWLGLFIIVFTYVGYGLLAWGVVKIRGAYEIPTDQRTDDQLPAVTLLIAAYNEADILPIKVANCRALDYPKDKLHLLFVTDGSSDESAALLAQEAGLTALHQPERRGKIAAVKRAMPFVETLITVLTDANTFLNPEAIRRMVADFQDPTVGAVAGQKRVISQGDASSGGEGLYWRYESFLKKKDSQWYSVVGAAGELYAIRTELFHQVPPDTILDDFMQTLLIAKDGYRVTYAPEAIAEEHASANVGEELKRKIRICAGGWQSMGRLIPLLNPLRYGVLSIQYIGHRVLRWSLAPLFLPFVLLANIWLVAQGSHWVYAFLLVGQLAFYGLAILGYLWRERKLNIPGFFAPYYFVIMNYSVYAGFLRYWRGKQAATWEKSARREQAASV encoded by the coding sequence ATGATGATCTTGTTTTGGTTAGGTTTGTTTATCATCGTTTTCACTTACGTGGGATACGGCCTCCTGGCGTGGGGGGTGGTAAAAATCAGGGGCGCATATGAGATCCCCACGGATCAACGTACTGACGACCAATTGCCCGCAGTGACCCTCCTGATTGCGGCCTATAACGAAGCGGATATTTTGCCCATAAAAGTGGCCAATTGTCGAGCGCTCGACTATCCCAAAGACAAATTACACCTGCTCTTCGTTACGGATGGTTCTTCCGACGAATCGGCAGCATTGTTGGCGCAGGAAGCTGGCCTGACCGCTCTCCATCAACCTGAACGTCGGGGAAAAATCGCTGCGGTAAAGCGAGCTATGCCTTTTGTCGAGACTCTTATTACGGTACTTACTGACGCAAATACCTTCCTCAATCCCGAAGCCATTCGCCGCATGGTGGCCGATTTTCAAGACCCTACCGTTGGGGCTGTTGCGGGCCAGAAGCGGGTGATTTCGCAAGGCGATGCCAGCAGTGGAGGCGAGGGCTTGTATTGGCGTTACGAGTCGTTTTTGAAAAAGAAAGACAGCCAATGGTACAGCGTGGTCGGTGCCGCAGGGGAGTTGTACGCCATCCGCACCGAGTTGTTCCATCAGGTACCTCCCGATACCATTCTCGATGATTTTATGCAGACCCTCCTGATTGCCAAAGACGGCTACCGGGTGACCTACGCGCCCGAAGCCATAGCTGAGGAACACGCCTCTGCTAATGTAGGCGAAGAACTGAAGCGCAAGATCCGAATCTGCGCTGGTGGCTGGCAGTCGATGGGGCGGCTTATACCCTTGCTCAACCCTTTACGGTACGGCGTTTTGAGTATCCAATACATCGGGCATCGGGTATTGCGCTGGTCCTTGGCACCGCTTTTCCTGCCCTTCGTTTTGTTGGCCAATATATGGCTGGTGGCACAAGGGAGCCATTGGGTATACGCCTTTTTACTGGTCGGCCAGCTGGCTTTTTATGGTTTGGCAATACTGGGTTACCTCTGGCGCGAGCGCAAGCTAAACATCCCCGGTTTTTTCGCCCCCTACTATTTCGTAATCATGAATTACAGCGTCTACGCCGGTTTTTTGCGCTACTGGCGCGGCAAACAAGCAGCCACCTGGGAAAAATCCGCCCGGCGTGAGCAGGCGGCGAGTGTGTAG